DNA sequence from the Deltaproteobacteria bacterium HGW-Deltaproteobacteria-2 genome:
CATGTCCAATTCCTCAGACAAATCATATTCCGCGCTGATTGAAAGATGGCATATGCTTACGGGCACTCGTTTATTCTGGGCAGTCGTTATGATCGCCGGAATCGCATTTTGTATTGCCGTCGACACCTTCGACTTTGTGGATTTATATTTACAACTGATTTTAATTTACGTGGGCATCAACATCATCCTTACCGTCAGCCTGAATCTGATCAACGGCTACATGGGCGAATCATTGCCTCGATCTTAACGGTTCATGTTTTCCCGCCGAACGCTCAAAACCTGCTTTTCCCTCTGGCGATCCTGGCCGGCGGCATGGCTGCGGCACTGGTCGGTTTCCTGGTGGCAATACCTTCTTTTAAAACACGTGGCGATTATCTGGCCATTGTCACACTGGCCTTTGGCATGATTGTAAAATCCATTTTGGAAAACATCGACGCCGTCGGCGGACCGCGTGGACTTCTGGGCATGGAAAAACTCACCACTCTTCCGTGGGTCTTTTTCTGGACGGCTTTATCCGTCTGGGTAATTCGCAACCTGGTTTATTCCAATTTCGGGCGCGGTGTTTTGTCCATCCGTGAAGATGAAATCGCCAGTGATCTGATGAGTGTCAACACGCGCCAGGTAAAAATCATCGCCTTTGTTGTTTCGTCTTTTTTCGCGGGCATTGCCGGAGGATTATTCGCCCATGCGTTACAGTTTATTAATCCACGCATGTTCGACATCCTCAAATCCACCGACATTCTGATCATGGTTTATCTGGGCGGTATTGCTTCCATTGGCGGTTCAATCATCGGCGCGGTTATTTACACCATTTTGCTGGAAGTCCTGCGTCCGCTGGGCATCTGGCGCATGGTGCTCATGCCGCTGATGCTGGTGCTTTTAATGATCTACCGTCCGCGCGGTATCATGGGCATGAAGGAAATCCGTATGTTTGTACCGCTGCGCGATTTTGTGACAGAGAAACTCTGGCGCCAAAAGAAAAAGGAGGCCGGCGATGCCACTGATTGAAACACAAAAACTCACGCACCGTTTCGCCGGACTTTGCGCCGTATCTGATTTCAATTTCGCCATTGAACCACATGAACTTGTCGGTATAATCGGCCCGAACGGCGCGGGCAAAACCACCGTTTTTAATTTGATCACCGGTGTCTATCGCGCCTCTGAAGGCAGCATCAAATTCGAAGATCAAGAACTTGTAGGCCTTACTCCGCATAAGATCACAAGATTAGGCATTGCCCGCACCTTTCAGAACATTCGTTTGTTTAAGGAATTGAGCGTTCTGGATAATGTCCGCATCGCACATTACGGACAGATTGCCTACACACCCGCGGAGGCTCTTTTACACATCGGCCGTTTTCGCGCCGAAGAAAAACGCATTACCAGTCAGGCACTGGATTTACTGTCGATCTTCAAGCTCGACGAAATGGCCGGTGAAAAAGCCAAAAACCTGCCTTACGGTTTACAGCGCCGGCTCGAAATTGCCCGCGCGCTGGCCACCGAGCCCAAGCTCCTGCTTCTGGATGAACCGGCTGCCGGAATGAATCCCAATGAGATCATTCAGCTCATGGAATTCATCGGGTGGATTCGCAAAACT
Encoded proteins:
- the livG gene encoding high-affinity branched-chain amino acid ABC transporter ATP-binding protein LivG (Part of the ABC transporter complexes LivFGHMJ and LivFGHMK involved in the high-affinity transport of branched-chain amino acids; LivFGHMK is specific for the transport of leucine, while LivFGHMJ is a transporter for leucine, isoleucine, and valine) — protein: MPLIETQKLTHRFAGLCAVSDFNFAIEPHELVGIIGPNGAGKTTVFNLITGVYRASEGSIKFEDQELVGLTPHKITRLGIARTFQNIRLFKELSVLDNVRIAHYGQIAYTPAEALLHIGRFRAEEKRITSQALDLLSIFKLDEMAGEKAKNLPYGLQRRLEIARALATEPKLLLLDEPAAGMNPNEIIQLMEFIGWIRKTFSVTIILIEHQMRLVMGICERIVVLDFGATIAAGLPAEIQNHPKVLEAYLGVEVTP